A single Dechloromonas denitrificans DNA region contains:
- a CDS encoding putative bifunctional diguanylate cyclase/phosphodiesterase encodes MKQRPALCGNKIVLVMLAAISLVWLLIGLDLWALHLRPSGATASLSGSETEGDVAAKMLPLLVAGFLLSVLAVFGGRFVFRILRQMLEQLHLQRMIIDHTSEAMMVTDLAQRILTVSPAFEQITGYPAAEVIGRTPLMLSSDRHGPEFYQAIWARVAETGQWEGETWDRRKDGQIYPKQMRIRAVREGRQQRVSHYVAVFSDISAHKAQEARIDYLAHHDPLTSLPNRLALDIHLADVLGAAARSASRVAVIIIDLDHFKTVNDSLGHHAGDLLLGEIARRLQAILEVGSRLFRLGGDEFVVVLEEANQAETVVELVHQIERAFTEPCQVNDHLLHTSPSIGISLYPIDGETAETLVRNADTAMYYAKSNGRNNYQFFAEPMNAAANKRLHLETELWDALAQNQLLLHYQPQIDLPSGNIVGVEALVRWQHPVRGMIGPGEFIPVAEECGLILPLGHWVLLTACRQAKAWIDAGVDIGEIAVNISALQFRQPEFAQSVHAILLETGLPPERLELEITESTVMHSADSSIKTLAELKRMGVKLAIDDFGTGYSSLAYLRRFPIDRLKIDRAFVADVESDTDAASLVSSIISLGRSLGLHLVAEGVENSAQADFLRALDCQRVQGFHFFRPVVAEEVAAVSEIIRLARGAA; translated from the coding sequence TTGAAGCAACGCCCGGCCCTGTGCGGCAACAAAATCGTCCTGGTAATGTTGGCCGCAATCTCCCTCGTCTGGCTATTGATCGGCCTTGATCTATGGGCCCTCCATTTGCGACCGAGCGGCGCAACGGCCAGCCTGTCGGGCAGTGAGACGGAGGGCGACGTCGCCGCAAAAATGCTGCCGCTGCTCGTCGCCGGCTTCCTGCTCTCGGTCCTCGCCGTGTTCGGCGGTCGCTTCGTCTTCCGCATATTGCGGCAGATGCTCGAGCAGCTTCATTTGCAGCGGATGATCATCGACCATACCTCGGAGGCGATGATGGTCACCGATCTGGCGCAGCGCATCCTCACCGTCAGTCCGGCCTTCGAGCAAATTACCGGCTACCCGGCCGCCGAGGTGATCGGCCGGACGCCATTGATGCTGAGTTCCGACCGGCATGGTCCGGAGTTCTACCAGGCGATCTGGGCGCGGGTCGCCGAGACCGGCCAGTGGGAGGGCGAGACCTGGGATCGCCGCAAGGACGGCCAGATCTACCCCAAGCAGATGCGCATCCGGGCGGTTCGCGAGGGGCGCCAGCAGCGCGTTTCGCATTACGTCGCGGTCTTCTCCGACATCAGTGCGCACAAGGCACAAGAGGCGCGCATCGACTATCTGGCGCACCACGATCCGTTAACCAGCCTGCCCAACCGCCTCGCCCTCGACATCCATCTCGCCGACGTGCTTGGCGCGGCGGCCCGCAGTGCCAGCCGGGTGGCGGTGATCATCATCGATCTCGACCATTTCAAGACGGTGAACGATTCGCTCGGCCATCACGCCGGCGACCTGTTGCTCGGCGAAATCGCCCGCCGACTGCAGGCCATTCTCGAGGTCGGGAGCCGGCTGTTCCGCCTCGGCGGCGACGAGTTCGTCGTGGTGCTCGAAGAAGCGAATCAGGCCGAAACCGTCGTCGAGCTGGTACACCAGATCGAGCGGGCGTTTACCGAACCCTGCCAGGTCAATGATCACCTGCTGCATACCAGCCCGTCGATCGGCATCAGTCTCTATCCGATCGATGGCGAGACGGCCGAGACGCTGGTCCGCAATGCCGATACGGCGATGTATTACGCCAAGTCGAATGGCCGCAACAATTACCAGTTTTTTGCCGAACCGATGAATGCGGCAGCCAACAAGCGCCTGCATCTGGAAACCGAATTGTGGGATGCGCTGGCCCAGAATCAGTTGTTGCTGCACTACCAGCCGCAGATCGATCTGCCGAGCGGCAACATCGTCGGCGTCGAGGCGCTCGTGCGCTGGCAGCACCCGGTCCGCGGCATGATCGGGCCGGGCGAATTCATTCCGGTCGCCGAGGAATGCGGCCTGATCCTGCCGCTCGGTCATTGGGTCCTGCTCACCGCCTGCCGCCAAGCGAAGGCCTGGATCGACGCCGGGGTCGATATCGGCGAAATTGCCGTCAATATCTCGGCGCTGCAGTTCCGCCAACCGGAATTCGCCCAGTCGGTGCATGCCATCCTGCTCGAAACCGGCTTGCCGCCCGAGCGGCTGGAACTGGAAATCACCGAGAGCACGGTGATGCACAGCGCCGACTCATCGATCAAGACGCTGGCCGAATTGAAGCGGATGGGCGTCAAGCTGGCGATCGACGATTTCGGTACCGGCTATTCGTCGCTCGCCTACCTGCGGCGTTTCCCGATCGATCGCCTGAAAATCGACCGCGCCTTCGTCGCCGATGTCGAGTCGGACACCGACGCCGCCTCGCTGGTCTCCTCGATCATTTCGCTCGGTCGCTCGCTGGGCCTGCATCTGGTAGCCGAGGGCGTCGAGAATTCGGCACAGGCCGATTTTTTGCGGGCCCTCGATTGCCAGCGCGTCCAGGGTTTCCACTTCTTCCGGCCGGTGGTCGCAGAAGAAGTCGCCGCCGTCAGCGAAATTATCCGGCTTGCCCGAGGCGCCGCCTGA
- a CDS encoding NAD(P)-dependent oxidoreductase, translated as MKIGFLGLGIMGRPMALNLLKGGHSVTVWARRAASMQPLLEAGAKAATGPADAARGQELVISMVADAPDVAEVMRGVAGGAEAGLVAVDMSTIAPAAARRIGEELAAAGVDFLDAPVSGGEVGAIAGTLSIMAGGSSAAFARALPAFECLGKNIVHVGASGAGQVTKAANQIVTGMGVLAVAEAYAFAAKNGVDCGKVREALLGGFASSKILENHGQRMLDRNFKPGFKSWMHEKDLNIVMQTAHELGLCLPGSAATAQMFNAMVGSGLGEEDSIAVLKLLEKLSGQA; from the coding sequence ATGAAAATCGGATTTCTCGGCTTAGGCATCATGGGGCGCCCGATGGCCCTCAATCTCCTCAAGGGCGGTCATTCGGTGACCGTCTGGGCACGGCGCGCCGCATCGATGCAACCGCTGCTCGAAGCCGGGGCGAAAGCCGCGACCGGGCCGGCCGATGCCGCCCGCGGCCAGGAACTGGTGATTTCCATGGTGGCCGATGCGCCGGATGTCGCCGAGGTGATGCGCGGCGTTGCCGGCGGTGCCGAAGCGGGGCTGGTCGCCGTCGACATGAGTACCATCGCACCGGCCGCCGCCCGGCGGATCGGTGAGGAACTGGCCGCCGCCGGGGTCGATTTTCTCGACGCCCCGGTTTCCGGCGGCGAAGTCGGGGCCATTGCCGGCACCCTGTCGATCATGGCCGGCGGTTCGTCTGCCGCCTTTGCCAGGGCCTTGCCGGCCTTCGAGTGCCTGGGCAAGAACATCGTCCATGTCGGGGCCAGCGGCGCCGGGCAGGTGACCAAGGCGGCCAACCAGATCGTCACCGGCATGGGCGTGCTGGCGGTTGCCGAGGCCTATGCCTTTGCTGCCAAGAACGGCGTCGATTGCGGCAAGGTGCGCGAAGCGCTGCTCGGCGGTTTCGCTTCTTCCAAGATTCTCGAAAACCACGGCCAGCGCATGCTCGACCGCAATTTCAAGCCGGGTTTCAAAAGCTGGATGCATGAGAAGGATCTGAACATCGTCATGCAGACGGCGCACGAACTCGGCCTCTGTCTGCCGGGCTCGGCCGCGACGGCCCAGATGTTCAACGCCATGGTCGGTTCCGGGTTGGGCGAAGAGGATTCGATCGCCGTGCTCAAATTGCTGGAAAAGCTCTCAGGCCAGGCATGA
- a CDS encoding NAD(P)-dependent oxidoreductase, translating to MKIGFIGLGVMGRPMALHLQRAGHELMVWARRPAAADGLPAITCATPAELGRRCAVVFTMVTSSADVAALALGADGLSEGMAPGSVLIDCSTIAPDAARQISAQLAAKGIAMLDAPVSGGAQGAIDATLAIMVGGDAGVLEKVRPLLECLGRRIVHVGPNGAGQVAKACNQMVMVAAIEAVAEAMRLAAASGVDCAKVKQALAGGSAASRVLEVMGERMVRRDFSAGVEARLHHKDFGLVLEAARASGVAMPLTAAVGQQLNALMAQDWGRDDTASLLRVLETR from the coding sequence ATGAAGATCGGTTTCATCGGACTCGGCGTGATGGGGCGCCCGATGGCGCTGCATCTGCAGCGGGCCGGGCATGAACTTATGGTCTGGGCGCGTCGCCCGGCTGCGGCCGACGGCTTGCCGGCGATCACCTGCGCGACGCCGGCGGAACTCGGGCGGCGCTGCGCGGTGGTGTTCACGATGGTTACCTCGAGCGCCGATGTCGCCGCTCTCGCCCTCGGTGCCGACGGCCTAAGCGAAGGCATGGCGCCCGGCTCGGTGCTGATCGATTGCTCGACCATCGCGCCCGACGCCGCCCGGCAGATATCCGCCCAACTCGCGGCAAAGGGCATCGCCATGCTCGACGCCCCGGTTTCCGGCGGCGCCCAGGGCGCCATCGACGCGACGCTGGCGATCATGGTCGGCGGCGATGCCGGCGTGCTGGAAAAGGTCCGGCCGCTGCTCGAGTGCCTGGGCCGGCGCATCGTCCATGTCGGCCCGAACGGGGCCGGCCAGGTTGCCAAGGCCTGCAACCAGATGGTCATGGTCGCCGCCATCGAAGCGGTGGCCGAGGCAATGCGCCTGGCGGCCGCTTCCGGCGTCGATTGCGCCAAGGTGAAACAGGCCCTGGCCGGCGGCTCGGCGGCCTCGCGGGTGCTTGAGGTGATGGGCGAACGCATGGTCCGCCGCGATTTCTCGGCCGGGGTCGAAGCCCGGCTGCATCACAAGGATTTTGGCCTGGTGCTCGAAGCGGCCCGCGCCAGCGGGGTGGCCATGCCGTTGACCGCGGCCGTCGGCCAACAACTGAATGCGCTGATGGCGCAAGACTGGGGCCGCGACGATACGGCTTCACTGTTACGTGTACTGGAAACCCGATGA
- a CDS encoding flagellar brake protein translates to MTQIALLSEAEIEERYHVTGARPVAFMLAGFVRDGDSFTVQLEGDFFPTKLLAVLPEKGQLIFDCSGSPETNRRLLQSKDNVFIGRPGGIHVQFSTGAAVEVVHERAAAFAAPLPKFLVRLQRRESFRAQTPLTRPLQFFGRLPDGKLLNLPTHDISVTGIGLSASELPEDLTIGMVLPNCHFALPEETQELFCSATICNLSERKSRSGGQQWHVGLRFNDLPPAAENRIQRYIDKLERERRERS, encoded by the coding sequence ATGACTCAGATCGCCCTGTTATCCGAAGCGGAAATCGAGGAGCGCTACCATGTTACCGGTGCCCGGCCGGTGGCCTTCATGCTGGCCGGTTTCGTCCGCGATGGCGATTCCTTCACGGTGCAACTGGAGGGGGATTTTTTCCCGACCAAGCTGCTTGCCGTGCTGCCGGAAAAGGGCCAGCTGATTTTTGATTGCAGCGGCAGCCCGGAAACCAATCGTCGCCTGCTGCAGAGCAAGGACAATGTCTTTATCGGCCGGCCTGGTGGCATCCATGTCCAGTTCTCGACCGGCGCCGCAGTCGAGGTCGTCCATGAGCGGGCCGCGGCTTTCGCCGCCCCGTTGCCGAAATTCCTCGTCCGGCTGCAGCGCCGCGAATCGTTTCGCGCCCAGACGCCGCTCACCCGGCCGCTGCAATTCTTCGGCCGGTTGCCGGACGGCAAACTGCTCAACCTGCCGACTCACGACATTTCAGTGACCGGCATCGGTCTTTCGGCGAGCGAGTTGCCGGAGGATCTGACGATCGGCATGGTTCTGCCGAATTGCCATTTTGCCCTGCCGGAAGAAACGCAGGAGCTGTTTTGCAGCGCCACGATCTGCAACCTGAGCGAGCGCAAAAGCCGTTCCGGCGGCCAGCAGTGGCATGTCGGCCTGCGCTTCAACGACCTGCCGCCGGCCGCCGAGAATCGCATCCAGCGCTACATCGACAAACTCGAACGCGAGCGGCGCGAACGAAGCTGA
- a CDS encoding PAS domain S-box protein produces the protein MKAPSTRPQIFLLLALCLAAIWISTAAELSRSKKSVLREAESSLLLQSQAFAEHSQSTIKRLDELLLDLRDSWHGDAAAFAELVRRRQGILADIAIQIGIIGPDGMLIFSNLQPITTPIDLSQREHFRVHRQAGESDRLFISKPLLGKVSGKWSIQFTRPILRQGKFAGVIVVSASPEVFSGFRGYLELSPEGIATVARDGAILARLPDGEPYYGKTLTGAAFDRPDAGGAGAFVKRAQTDGVERLYGYYKLPEYRMIFMLGERLETLFLPHVAHRNQVLITASLVSLMVLLLIGLVLRSLQARDTATQALWASEERYRQFFQVNTAIKLVIDPQSGLITDANQAAFDFYGYPRDTLLGMPFARIDGRSAEALGLAAKSADSEHRRYDNSRHHLASGEIRDVEVYSGPGEIDGRPMLYSIIHDITERKRLEAESRLLSAAVTQSNAAIMMTDAAGNISFVNDAFERTTGYPRAEVIGLTPRLLQSGRTPQAVYQELWQTIIAGRTWRGEIYNRKKSGELYWEMTTISPVADAAGTITHFIAVKEDISLRKQHESELLTAKQAAEAANLAKSQFLATMSHEIRTPLNGILGMAQILLMPGLEPDEKQEAARTILNSGQTLLTLLNDILDLSKIEAGKLELARKAFAPTRLISDTATLFQESARARGLALETSWPGNPDQRYWGDPIRIRQMLSNLVSNAIKFTEKGFLRIEGEERTGRDGQVVLVFTVIDSGIGIGPEQQANLFQPFSQVDSSNTRKFSGTGLGLSIVRRIAEQMGGATGVTSEIGRGSRFWFEIPAERVADNEDSRQSERQPASLPLGEKTPKSALIVEDNGINRLVIQSILNKNGIATVCVEDGEQAVRAITGDGLTPDIVLMDCQMPVMDGFAATRQIRQWEQANNRPPLYIIALSAATYEEDRQRCSAAGMDDFVAKPIDVKALLATLGRLARR, from the coding sequence ATGAAAGCCCCATCAACGCGTCCCCAGATTTTCCTGCTGCTGGCCCTCTGCCTCGCCGCCATCTGGATTTCGACGGCGGCCGAACTGAGCCGCAGCAAGAAAAGCGTGCTGCGCGAAGCGGAATCGTCGCTGCTCCTCCAGTCGCAGGCCTTTGCCGAACATAGCCAGTCGACCATCAAGCGCCTCGACGAATTGCTGCTCGACCTGCGCGATTCCTGGCATGGCGATGCCGCCGCCTTTGCCGAACTGGTCAGGCGCCGGCAGGGCATCCTGGCGGATATCGCCATACAGATCGGCATCATCGGCCCCGATGGCATGCTGATCTTCTCCAATCTTCAGCCGATAACCACGCCGATCGACCTCTCCCAGCGCGAACATTTCCGCGTCCATCGCCAGGCTGGCGAGAGCGACCGCCTGTTCATCAGCAAGCCCCTGCTCGGCAAGGTCTCGGGCAAATGGTCGATCCAGTTCACCCGGCCGATCCTGCGCCAGGGGAAGTTCGCCGGGGTCATCGTCGTCTCGGCCAGCCCGGAAGTGTTTTCCGGCTTTCGCGGCTATCTCGAACTCAGCCCGGAAGGGATCGCCACGGTTGCCCGCGACGGGGCGATCCTGGCCCGCCTGCCGGATGGCGAGCCGTACTACGGCAAAACGCTGACCGGAGCGGCCTTTGACCGCCCGGACGCCGGGGGCGCCGGGGCCTTCGTCAAACGCGCCCAGACCGATGGCGTCGAGCGCCTCTACGGCTATTACAAGCTGCCGGAATACCGGATGATCTTCATGCTCGGCGAAAGGCTCGAGACATTGTTCCTGCCGCATGTCGCCCACCGCAACCAGGTGCTGATCACGGCCTCGCTCGTCAGCCTGATGGTCCTGCTGCTCATCGGCCTGGTCTTGCGCTCGCTGCAGGCCCGGGATACGGCAACCCAGGCCTTGTGGGCGAGCGAGGAGCGTTACCGCCAGTTCTTCCAGGTCAATACCGCGATCAAGCTGGTGATCGACCCGCAAAGCGGCCTGATTACCGATGCCAACCAGGCCGCCTTCGACTTCTACGGCTACCCCCGCGACACCCTGCTCGGCATGCCGTTCGCGCGGATCGACGGCCGCTCGGCGGAAGCCTTGGGGCTGGCAGCGAAGAGCGCCGACAGCGAACATCGCCGCTACGACAATTCCCGTCACCATCTGGCCTCCGGCGAAATTCGCGATGTCGAGGTGTATTCCGGCCCGGGCGAAATTGACGGCCGGCCGATGCTGTATTCGATCATTCACGACATCACCGAACGCAAGCGGCTGGAGGCGGAGAGCCGTCTGCTCAGCGCCGCCGTCACGCAAAGCAATGCGGCCATTATGATGACCGATGCGGCCGGCAATATCTCCTTCGTCAACGATGCCTTCGAACGGACGACCGGCTACCCCCGGGCCGAGGTGATCGGCCTGACCCCCCGCCTGCTGCAGTCGGGAAGGACGCCGCAGGCGGTTTACCAGGAACTCTGGCAAACCATCATTGCAGGCCGGACCTGGCGCGGCGAGATCTACAACCGCAAGAAAAGCGGCGAGTTGTACTGGGAAATGACCACCATTTCGCCGGTCGCCGATGCGGCGGGAACGATCACCCACTTCATCGCGGTCAAGGAAGACATCAGCTTGCGCAAGCAGCACGAAAGCGAACTGCTGACCGCCAAACAAGCCGCCGAAGCGGCCAATCTGGCGAAGAGCCAGTTCCTTGCGACGATGTCGCATGAGATCCGCACGCCGCTCAACGGCATTCTCGGGATGGCCCAGATTCTGCTGATGCCCGGCCTGGAGCCCGACGAGAAACAGGAGGCGGCGCGGACCATTCTCAATTCCGGGCAGACGCTGCTGACCCTGCTCAATGACATTCTCGACCTTTCGAAGATCGAAGCCGGCAAGCTGGAACTGGCCCGCAAGGCCTTCGCGCCGACCCGTCTGATCAGCGATACGGCAACCCTTTTCCAGGAAAGCGCGAGAGCCCGCGGCCTCGCCCTGGAAACCAGCTGGCCGGGCAACCCCGATCAGCGCTACTGGGGCGATCCGATCCGCATCCGCCAGATGCTCTCGAATCTGGTCAGCAACGCCATCAAATTTACCGAAAAGGGTTTCCTGCGCATCGAGGGCGAGGAAAGAACCGGCCGCGACGGACAGGTGGTTCTGGTGTTCACGGTGATCGACTCGGGCATCGGCATCGGCCCCGAGCAGCAGGCGAATCTCTTCCAGCCCTTCTCCCAGGTCGACAGTTCGAACACCCGCAAATTTTCCGGCACCGGCCTCGGACTTTCGATCGTCCGGCGGATCGCCGAACAGATGGGCGGCGCGACCGGTGTCACCAGCGAAATCGGCCGCGGCTCGCGTTTCTGGTTTGAAATTCCGGCCGAGCGCGTCGCCGATAATGAGGACAGCCGCCAGAGCGAACGCCAACCGGCCAGCCTCCCGCTCGGCGAAAAGACACCGAAGTCGGCGCTGATCGTCGAAGACAACGGGATCAACCGCCTGGTCATCCAATCCATCCTGAACAAGAACGGGATTGCCACCGTCTGCGTCGAGGATGGGGAACAGGCCGTGCGGGCCATTACCGGCGATGGCCTGACCCCGGATATCGTCCTGATGGACTGCCAGATGCCGGTCATGGACGGCTTTGCGGCGACGCGCCAGATTCGTCAGTGGGAACAGGCGAACAACCGCCCGCCCCTCTACATCATCGCCCTCAGCGCCGCCACCTACGAAGAAGATCGCCAGCGCTGCAGCGCCGCCGGGATGGACGATTTCGTCGCCAAACCGATCGATGTCAAGGCCTTGCTGGCGACGCTCGGCAGACTCGCCCGACGCTAG
- the dmeF gene encoding CDF family Co(II)/Ni(II) efflux transporter DmeF — MNAKHHDLSRWIHPHQFSTGNPAAERGTRLVLWITLATMLIEIVAGLTFNSMALLADGWHMSSHALAIGLSAFAYAAARRYASDPSFAFGTWKIEVLAGYTSAIFLLGVAGMMIFGSLERLWAPQPIHFPEAITVAVLGLAVNLVCALILGQAHGHGGHQHGHGDDHDHHHHDDLNLKSAYIHVITDAATSLLAIAALAGGWLYGWNWLDPASGLVGAVLVGLWARNLLRQSGRVLLDREMDHPVVAEIREVIEQLPAAGDTRLTDLHVWRVGTGAYACALSLLTHDGQLTPQQIREALTVHQEIVHLTIEIHRCDECA; from the coding sequence ATGAACGCCAAGCACCACGACCTCTCGCGCTGGATCCACCCGCACCAGTTCTCGACCGGCAACCCGGCGGCCGAACGCGGCACCCGGCTGGTGCTGTGGATCACCCTGGCGACGATGCTGATCGAGATCGTCGCCGGCCTGACCTTCAACTCGATGGCGCTGCTCGCCGACGGCTGGCACATGAGTTCGCACGCACTGGCCATCGGCCTGTCGGCTTTTGCCTATGCCGCCGCCCGCCGCTATGCCAGCGACCCGAGCTTTGCTTTCGGCACCTGGAAGATCGAAGTGCTGGCCGGCTACACCAGCGCCATTTTCCTGCTCGGCGTCGCCGGCATGATGATCTTCGGCTCGCTGGAACGGCTGTGGGCGCCGCAACCGATTCATTTCCCGGAAGCCATCACCGTCGCCGTGCTCGGCCTCGCGGTCAATCTCGTCTGCGCCCTGATCCTCGGGCAAGCCCACGGACATGGCGGACATCAGCACGGGCATGGCGACGATCACGACCACCACCATCACGACGACCTCAACCTGAAGTCGGCCTACATCCACGTCATCACCGATGCCGCCACCTCGCTGCTCGCCATCGCCGCCCTGGCCGGCGGCTGGCTCTATGGCTGGAATTGGCTCGATCCGGCGAGCGGCCTGGTCGGCGCCGTGCTGGTCGGACTGTGGGCGAGGAACCTGCTCAGGCAAAGCGGCCGGGTGCTGCTCGACCGCGAAATGGATCATCCGGTGGTCGCCGAAATCCGTGAGGTGATCGAACAGTTGCCGGCGGCCGGCGACACCCGCCTGACCGACCTGCACGTCTGGCGCGTCGGCACCGGCGCCTATGCCTGCGCGCTCAGCCTGCTGACCCATGACGGCCAACTGACCCCGCAGCAAATTCGCGAGGCCCTCACCGTGCATCAGGAAATCGTCCATCTGACCATCGAAATCCACCGCTGCGATGAATGCGCCTGA
- a CDS encoding class II aldolase/adducin family protein, with amino-acid sequence MADRRAELIATARAMQPAGLNRGTAGNVSVRHEQGFYITPTGMPYAALEADDIPLMALDGSHQGRRKPSSEWRFHRDLYTGRPEIGAVLHAHSPFAVSLACLRYDIPPFHYMIARFGGDSIRCADYAIFGSAELSAAALAAMRDRRGCLLANHGLLVAGRDLAEALALAVELEELCEQYWRACQLGQPVLLSANEMAAVLEKFAGYGQQ; translated from the coding sequence ATGGCTGACCGGCGCGCCGAACTGATCGCCACCGCCCGGGCCATGCAGCCGGCCGGCCTCAATCGCGGCACGGCCGGCAACGTCAGCGTGCGCCACGAGCAAGGCTTTTACATCACCCCGACCGGCATGCCCTATGCCGCGCTTGAAGCCGACGACATCCCGCTGATGGCGCTCGATGGCAGCCATCAGGGCCGGCGCAAGCCGTCCTCGGAATGGCGCTTCCATCGCGACCTCTATACCGGCCGGCCGGAAATCGGCGCCGTGCTGCACGCCCATTCGCCATTCGCCGTCAGCCTGGCCTGCCTGCGCTACGACATTCCGCCCTTTCATTACATGATTGCCCGCTTTGGCGGCGACAGCATCCGCTGTGCCGACTACGCGATTTTCGGCTCGGCCGAGCTCTCCGCCGCTGCACTGGCCGCCATGCGCGACCGCCGCGGCTGCCTGCTGGCCAATCACGGCCTGCTCGTCGCCGGCCGCGATCTGGCCGAGGCCCTGGCCCTCGCCGTCGAACTGGAAGAACTCTGTGAGCAATACTGGCGCGCCTGCCAGCTCGGCCAGCCGGTGCTGCTCTCGGCCAACGAGATGGCGGCCGTTCTGGAAAAATTCGCCGGCTACGGACAACAATGA
- the mtnA gene encoding S-methyl-5-thioribose-1-phosphate isomerase — MNIDGIPTRTLRAHPERGAIDIIDQTRLPHALHWLRVATLAEAAHAIRAMQVRGAPLIGATAAYGLAIGLGEKADDAGLQEAFDTLWATRPTAVNLHWALARMHGLLAPLAPAERGAAAWREAAAIAEEDVAQNLAIGQHGLGLLRQIARRQSSALNIMTHCNAGWLATVDWGTALSPVYVAHDAGLPVHVWVSETRPRNQGLLTAWELAQHGVPHTVIADNAAGLLLRQGRIDAVIVGADRIAANGDVANKVGTYLKALACADNDVPFYVAAPRSTLDFDLPEGRHIKIEERDGDEFRLVHGLDARGVPSALHQLPAGEAVANPAFDVTPARLVTAIITERGVCPASRDGLLALYPEESHG; from the coding sequence ATGAACATCGACGGCATTCCGACCCGCACCCTGCGCGCCCATCCCGAACGAGGCGCCATCGACATCATCGACCAGACCCGGCTGCCGCACGCCCTGCACTGGCTGCGCGTCGCCACGCTGGCCGAGGCGGCGCACGCCATCCGCGCCATGCAGGTGCGAGGTGCCCCGCTGATCGGCGCCACAGCGGCCTACGGCCTGGCCATCGGGCTGGGCGAAAAGGCAGACGACGCCGGGCTGCAAGAGGCTTTCGACACGCTGTGGGCGACCCGGCCGACGGCGGTCAACCTGCACTGGGCGCTGGCCCGCATGCACGGCCTGCTCGCCCCGCTGGCGCCGGCCGAACGCGGCGCCGCCGCCTGGCGGGAAGCGGCGGCGATCGCCGAGGAAGACGTTGCACAGAACCTGGCCATCGGCCAGCACGGCCTCGGCCTGCTTCGCCAGATTGCCCGGCGGCAGAGCAGCGCACTGAACATCATGACGCATTGCAACGCCGGCTGGCTGGCCACCGTCGACTGGGGGACCGCGCTGTCGCCGGTCTATGTCGCCCACGACGCCGGGCTGCCGGTGCATGTCTGGGTGTCGGAAACCCGGCCGCGCAACCAGGGGCTGCTGACCGCCTGGGAGCTGGCCCAGCACGGCGTACCGCACACCGTCATCGCCGACAACGCGGCCGGGCTGCTGCTGCGCCAGGGCCGGATCGATGCGGTGATCGTCGGCGCCGACCGCATCGCCGCCAACGGCGACGTCGCCAACAAGGTCGGCACCTACCTGAAAGCCCTGGCCTGCGCCGACAACGACGTTCCCTTCTACGTCGCCGCGCCGCGCTCGACGCTCGACTTCGACCTGCCGGAAGGCCGGCACATCAAGATCGAGGAACGCGATGGCGACGAATTCCGCCTGGTGCACGGGCTCGACGCGCGCGGCGTGCCCTCGGCCCTGCACCAGTTGCCGGCCGGCGAAGCGGTCGCCAACCCGGCCTTCGACGTGACGCCGGCCCGCCTGGTCACCGCCATCATCACCGAGCGCGGTGTCTGTCCGGCCAGCCGCGACGGCCTGCTCGCGCTCTACCCGGAAGAAAGCCATGGCTGA